A single region of the Sciurus carolinensis chromosome 16, mSciCar1.2, whole genome shotgun sequence genome encodes:
- the Tulp2 gene encoding tubby-related protein 2, protein MSRENDTWKKETLGDELAALRLQKLEQQWRLFEKKQRRKRQEPLMVQANPELSQRHRRLRRREEPFLSDSGFGNPFLQENVPEAHLRSGAHSAPVTMSCGGDGSSELRPLVSPTETDSSDPELEEVFVEDFPESFPSYREVLGACRRGWPDRQQPGTSAEDQNEFQDVQDEYGAPSLAPDPGMDGDWGHGSLAFCKGEDPGEKEEEESASAGASSATAAQEVSEVPEGEGSTATEGGAGLQTGTRYSPGPRLGEDLETYVLRPAPRGHTVQCCISRDKHGVDKGMFPIYFLYLEVEHGRKHFLLAGRKRKRSKTSNYLISLDPEDLSRDGDSFVGKVRSNILGTKFIIFDNGTSPDRRHFVPETDRLREELGVVCYETNVLGFRGPRKMTVVIPGTDSQGQRISIQPQKEQESLLNRLQRGSSQGLVLLQNKPPSWSDESGAYVLNFHGRVTRASVKNFQIVHPEDPDYLVLQFGRVAPDMFTMDFRFPLCPLQAFAICLSSFDGKLACE, encoded by the exons ATGTCTCGGGAGAATGACACTTGGAAGAAAGA GACCCTGGGGGATGAACTTGCTGCTCTACGGTTGCAGAAGCTGGAACAGCAG TGGCGACTATTTGAGAAGAAGCAACGACGGAAACGCCAGGAACCCCTTATGGTTCAGGCCAATCCTGAGCTTTCCCAGCGGCACCGGCGACTGCGGCGGCGGGAGGAGCCTTTCCTGAGTGACAGCG GCTTTGGGAACCCTTTTCTCCAAGAGAATGTGCCAGAGGCACATCTGCGTTCCGGTGCCCACAGTGCCCCAGTCACCATGAGCTGTGGTGGAGATGGCAGCAGCGAGCTCAGGCCCCTGGTGTCACCGACAGAAACAG ACAGTTCCGATCCAGAGTTGGAGGAAGTCTTCGTGGAAGATTTTCCTGAATCCTTCCCATCCTATAGAGAGGTTCTGGGAGCTTGTCGAAGGGGTTGGCCAGACCGACAACAACCTG GGACCAGTGCAGAAGACCAGAATGAATTCCAGGATGTCCAAGATGAATATGGGGCACCCAGTCTGGCACCAGACCCTGGAATGGATGGTGACTGGGGACATGGAAGCTTGGCATTCTGCAAG GGAGAAGACCccggagaaaaggaggaggaggagtcgGCGTCTGCAGGGGCAAGCTCCGCAACTGCCGCTCAGGAGGTGTCCGAGGTCCCGGAAGGCGAGGGCTCTACCGCCACGGAGGGCGGAGCTGGCTTGCAAACCGGCACCCGCTACTCCCCAGGCCCTCGGCTGGGAGAGGACTTGGAGACCTACGTCCTGCGGCCGGCGCCGCGGGGCCACACGGTGCAGTGTTGCATCAGCCGCGACAAGCATGGTGTAGACAAGGGCATGTTCCCCATCTACTTCCTCTACCTGGAGGTAGAGCACGGCCGGAAG CACTTCCTCTTGGCTGGGcgaaaaagaaaaaggagcaaaACTTCTAATTATCTCATCTCCTTGGACCCCGAAGACCTGTCTCGGGATGGGGACAGCTTTGTGGGCAAAGTCAG ATCTAATATATTGGGCACCAAGTTCATCATCTTCGACAATGGGACTAGTCCTGATCGCAGGCATTTCGTACCAGAAACTGACCGGCTCAGAGAGGAGCTGGGAGTTGTATGTTAT GAGACTAACGTTTTGGGATTCCGGGGACCTCGGAAAATGACTGTGGTCATCCCAGGAACCGACAGCCAGGGCCAAAGAATCAGCATCCAGCCACAAAAA GAACAAGAGTCGTTACTGAATCGCCTCCAACGGGGGTCCAGCCAGGGGCTGGTCCTGCTGCAAAACAAACCCCCGTCCTGGAGCGACGAGAGCGGAGCCTATGTGCTCAATTTCCACGGTCGAGTCACTCGGGCCTCGGTCAAGAACTTCCAGATCGTGCATCCAGAAGACC CGGACTACCTGGTTCTTCAGTTTGGCCGCGTGGCCCCAGATATGTTCACTATGGACTTCCGATTCCCGCTTTGTCCACTCCAAGCCTTTGCTATCTGCTTGTCCAGTTTCGATGGGAAGCTGGCGTGTGAGTAA